The DNA sequence GTCTTGGTGAAAGCTACGCTGATCGCCTGGAGCACCTTAAGTTTCTATCTAAATTTGAAACCCTTGGTGAGATACCCATAATGGGATTCAACCCCTACCCTGGCACTCCAATGGAGGAACATCCGCCCTGCCCCCTGAGTGAGCAGATGAAGACCATAGCCATTACAAGGATCCTCTACCCTGACATAAGGATAACAGTTCCAACACCCACAATAGGGCCCGAGAATGTCAGGTTTTCCCTGATGGCCGGGGCCGATAACCTTGCAACTGTTATACCGGACGGCTACCCCCATGACGTTAAGGGTGTGGGGTCCCCCCGCTACGGGAACCTCAGGGACGTCCTGAAGGTTGTGAAGGAAATGGGACTGAGGGCCCAGTTAAAACCTGCCCCCTCAGCCGAGGGAGTGGCTCTGCTCTGATTGGGGGTGTTGAAATGCTTGAGGACCTCATAGGTAAAGCCTACCTTGAATCTGCAGAGGACAGACGCCGCGGGGACAGATCTGAAGAGGTTGAGGCCATAAGGAAGTACATAAGGAGTGCCCGCAGGACCGTGGTCCCCAACTGGAATGCTGAGAAGGTTGATGCGATAAACGATGTCCTCAGAAGTTTCAATCTGCGGGAAGCCGAACACCTTCAGTTCAACACCAACTGGGCAGACCTCACCAGGATGCCAGCAGTCACAAAGGCCCTCATGGCGCTGGACATCTCAGGTGCGGACCTTGTAATTGCCAGGGGGAGGCTCGGCGTCCCTGGTTCAGGGTCCCTCCTCGTTATAATGGACTCCAGGGGACGCCTGCTATCTGCAGCCATGTCCCCCCCACATGTAATACACAGCATGGAAGTGAGAGAGGCTGTGAGGTCAGAGATGACCCATGCACTTGAGAGGATAGGGTTTAAAAGATAAAGGCCCCATCAAAGAACAGCAGAGAAAAACAGGTCCATAAACAGTATGAACCATATAACAGGAAACAGCTGATCAAAAATGAAACCCCCTGAAACAGGCATAACAGAAACCGTGAAGACCTTCTTCTCATCCCTCACAGTTGGTGACATAGTAAGACGGATATCCCATCTCAAATCCTCTGCAGTCACTGGGTGGCTCGATGATGCCAGATTTGAACCTGAAAATGCCCTGATTATAGGCTCATACTTCACAGGCGCCGCGATCTCAGGTGCCCTTGACTGCAGGGTTACAGTTGCAGATATAAACCCCCAGACACGTTTCCTCCTTAGGGGAGATGTGGACTTCCGGGAGGGTATTCATGGACTGAATGGTGACTGGGACCTCATAGTTGATACAACCGGCATTGGTGGTGTAACCCCTGAGGAGCTCTCAGGTTTCACTGCAGGGGCCTTCATCGTTGAGGACCCGACCTCTGATGGCAGTGATGAAACAATAATGGGCTACAACAGTACCGCTGAACGGCTTGAGGCGGTTGAAGCAGATCTGAAGGCGTCCCTCCGCACCCTTGGACTCGGTGCCAAGACCTCGGGCACAATGACCCTCACAGTCGAGGTTCTTCGAAGGTCAATGGCCGATGCCCTTGAATGTAGAGGAGTACTGTATGCAACCGCAACCCTTAGGTTCTTTGAGAGGATCCTCTTCAGAGAGAGGGACCCTCAGGGCTTCCTCAGGGCCCTTGAATCACCTGCCCTTACTGTATCGTCCCTGGGGGATATCAGCTGCGATGAGATACTTGAGGGGAACCTAGGAATGATAAGGTCGGAGGTTACAGAAGAGGACGGTGATAACAATTAGAATAGACTCCCTTATCGAATTGATGGATAGGGTTGCCCCCCCTGAACTTGCCCTCCCGGGTGACCGGATAGGATACCATGGCCCTGAAATCGAGGTTGAAGCTGTCCTCGTCCTCATGGATTACCTTGAGGATGTCGCTGTGGATGGCTACGACCTCCTGGTCCTCCACCACCCCCCTGAGGTTGAACCCCCCATCCCCTACCTCACAGTCCACTCCAACTGGGACGTTGCCGATGGAGGTGCCTGTGACGCCCTGGCAGATGCCCTGGGACTGGATGTTGAATCATTCCTTGACCCTGATACAGGTGTCGACCGCATATGTAGGGCTGATCTATCCCTTGAAGAGCTCCTCGAAAGAACAGGGGTTCTTAATCCTGAGACCCTGCGGGTTGTTAATCCCCGTGAATACGTGGACAGGGTCGCTGTGGTTTCTGGCTTTGGACTCTCAGATAAATCACTCATAATGAGGGCCTGGAGTGAGGGTGTATCGGCGTACCTTTCAGGTGACCTCACCCATGGACCCGCCATCCTCGGGAGGAACATGGACCTGACACTCATAGATGCAGGTCACCATGCGACCGAGATGCCCGGTCTCCACAGACTCCGTGAGGTCATTGAGGATTTCGGGGTCATGGCGGAACTCCTGGATACTGGCACCCCCTGGAGTGAGTACAGGGCCGCCTACATTTAGGTACATGGAACGCATGAACTTAAGGGAAAGAGCAGAAAATGGCGGTGATATTATTGGAGATCTCTGAACTTGAAGGGAAAAAGGCCCCCCGTGGTGAGGTAACCCTCGTTGGTGCCGGCAGGCTGGGGCTTCGAACAGCCCTCAACCTCATGCAGATACACAGGGGAGGCCCCGAGAGGATAAATGTGATTGATGGTCAGCGTGTATCTGCCGATGACCTCATATTCCGCCTCATGGGTGCCACGCCCGGGGAGTACAAGGTGAAGTTCATTGAATCACTTGCAACCCCTGGCTTCTCAAGGACGGTGAGGGGCATCCCCGAGTACATAGACCGGGACAACCTCCACCTCCTCAGGGGAGATGTTGTCTGTGTTGAGATTGCAGGTGGTGATACCCTGCCTGTGACTGCAGAGATAATAAAGTACGCCCAGAAAAGGGGTTCCGCCACCATCAGCACCATGGGAGTTTTCGGGATAGGTGAGGAGGAGGTGAATGCCATCAGTATAGAGGAGGCTGATCCCGGGAACCCCATAGTGGAGTACCTCCTTGATGAGGGCGTCACTGACCACCTGCTTGTAGGGACCGGGAAACTGATAAGGGACTGGGAGCCAGTAACCCCGTACGTCCTTGACCGTGTATCGGAGGTTATGACTGCAGAGATACTCAAACTCCTCAGGAGGAAACTCGGATGATAAGGGTTGCGACTGCTGAGTGCTTCACCCATGGATTCGTTGCAAGGGAGATACACGCCTACTCCATGGGCTACCCTGGAGGCTACAGCTGGAGTGTGGACTCAGATGTGGTGCTGGTGGCAGGTCTCTTCATACCAACCCTCTCAGGTATAAGGAGCATCCTCAAATTTGAACCCCCTGAACCCTCAGCCACCCTGAATGACATCAAGGTCTACACTGAAGAGGAGGATGAGAGGGTGGCCCTCATGATGGCAAGATCCGTGAGGGAGCTCACCTCAGCAGATCTGGGTATAGGTACGACCGCAGGTATCGGAAGGGGCGGCATTGCAGTTGTCTCAGAAAACAGGGAGGAGGTCATAAACTCCGATGTTGAAGCGGACCTCAGGTTCTCAGGGGCTGAAGAGATCCTCATGAGACAGAGATCCGGTATACGGTGCGCACTTGAACTCCTTGAATCCTTCCTAGAATAGGATTGGCATAGGAATCTATTTATTGTATCCTACGAATAATTTATTAAAAGGAAGAAATAGGTGGTGGTTTAACTGCTTCTTGAAATAACCGACCTTGCGGTTGAGGTTAGCGGAAAACAGGTCCTCAAGGACATAGACCTCTACATCGATAGGGGAGAGACACATGTCCTTCTCGGACCCAACGGTTCAGGTAAGAGCACCCTCTTCATGACGATTCTGGGTTTTCCAAAGTACAGGGTTACAAATGGTCAGATAATCTTCAAGGGTGAGGATATAACCGATCTGAGCACAACAGAGCGTGTGAGGATGGGTATAGGTGTCAGCTTCCAGAACCCCCCAGCAATAAGGGGTGTGAAGCTCATGGACCTCCTCAAGGTTGAATCTGGTCTGGAAACAGAGGACGAACTGACACCCGAGCTGCGGGGACTTGCAGCCAAGATGAAGTTCGATGAGAGCTTCCTTGAGAGGGATGTGAACCTTGGATTCTCAGGTGGTGAGGTTAAGAGATCCGAGATCCTCCAGTTACTGGCCCAGAAACCTGACTTCATAATGTTCGATGAACCGGATTCCGGTGTTGACATTGAGAATGTGGAGCTCCTGGCGGAGGAGATCAACGTGCTCCTTGACAAGGACAAGAAACCTGGTCTGAGGAAGAAGGCAGGGCTCCTAATAACCCACCTGGGATACATACTGAACTTTGTAAGCGCCGATACCGCCCATGTGCTCATGGATGGCAGGATAGCATGTTCAGGGAATCCACAGGAGATAATTGAGGATATAAGGAAGGATGGATTCAAGGGGTGTGTTGAATGCTGCGGGATACACTGAAGAAGGCTGAGAAGGCCAGGGAAAAGAAGGCCCTCTACGGTGAGGACATCGACCTTGAAAAATTCATAAAGGAGGAAGCCGGTGAACACGAGGAGGTGACGAGGGCCAAGGAGGTCCCCAAGGAGGTCCAGGAGACACTCCTGAGGGTCGGTGTTGACCCTGAGGAGAGGGAAAGGGCAGGTACCTTCATACAGGTTGATCAGTCAGGCATCTGCACAACCTGCGCCTCCGAGTCAATAGAAATCATGGGAATGAATGTCGCCCTCGATAAGTACAGCTGGCTGAAGGATTACATGTGGAAGGCAGTTGCCGTTGACACCGACAAGTACACCGCCACCACAGCCCTCAGGGAGGCTGAGGGTGAAATGGGTGGTTACTTCATAAGGTCAAAGCCGGGTGCACGTGAGGTGTTCCCCCTACAGGCCTGTATGTTCATAGGTGATGAGAGGGTTATGCAGACAGCCCATAACATCGTAATAGCTGAGGAGAACTCTGAACTTCACATAATCACAGGCTGTGCAACAGGAGAGGATGTGAGCTCAGCCCTCCATGTGGGTGTATCCGAGTTCTACCTCAAGAAGGGTGCCAGGATAACCTTCACCATGGTCCACAACTGGGCAGAGCAGGTTGAGGTGCGCCCCAGGACCGGTATAATGGTTGGTGATGACGCCACCTACATAAACAACTACATACTGACAAGCCCCGTGAAGAGCATCCAGTCCTATCCAACAGCCTACTGTACCGGTGAGAACTCAAGGGTCGTCTTCCAGTCCATCCTTGGTGGTCAGAAGGACTCTGTGCTTGACATGGGCTCAAGGGTCATACTTGAGGGCAGGGGATCCAGTGCCGAGATGGTCTCACGTGCTGTCTCCAAGGACTCATCACAGATATATTCAAGGGGTCACCTTGCGGGGCGGGTCCCTGAGGTTAAGGGTCACCTTGAATGCCACGGTCTTGTGCTCTCAGATGACTCAATGATATACGCTGTCCCTGAACTTGAGGGTAGCGCCACTGAACTCGAGATGTCCCATGAGGCCGCTGTCGGTAAGATAGCCGAGGAGGAGGTCATGTACCTCACCTCAAGGGGTCTTACCGAGGAGGAGGCAGCATCCATGATTGTGAGGGGCTTCCTGAGTATGGATATAACCGGCCTTCCACCCGAACTTGCGGCTGAAACCAAGAGAATGCTGGATATGAGCCTCAAGGGCATGTAAATCCAGCGAATTTTTTTATTTTTGGGTAATCCTGGAACTTCTTTAACTGAAAGAAAGTACAAGCCTCTACTCTGAGGATATAACCCGGAAA is a window from the Methanothermobacter thermautotrophicus str. Delta H genome containing:
- a CDS encoding Nif3-like dinuclear metal center hexameric protein encodes the protein MITIRIDSLIELMDRVAPPELALPGDRIGYHGPEIEVEAVLVLMDYLEDVAVDGYDLLVLHHPPEVEPPIPYLTVHSNWDVADGGACDALADALGLDVESFLDPDTGVDRICRADLSLEELLERTGVLNPETLRVVNPREYVDRVAVVSGFGLSDKSLIMRAWSEGVSAYLSGDLTHGPAILGRNMDLTLIDAGHHATEMPGLHRLREVIEDFGVMAELLDTGTPWSEYRAAYI
- a CDS encoding SAM-dependent methyltransferase HcgC family protein — translated: MKPPETGITETVKTFFSSLTVGDIVRRISHLKSSAVTGWLDDARFEPENALIIGSYFTGAAISGALDCRVTVADINPQTRFLLRGDVDFREGIHGLNGDWDLIVDTTGIGGVTPEELSGFTAGAFIVEDPTSDGSDETIMGYNSTAERLEAVEADLKASLRTLGLGAKTSGTMTLTVEVLRRSMADALECRGVLYATATLRFFERILFRERDPQGFLRALESPALTVSSLGDISCDEILEGNLGMIRSEVTEEDGDNN
- a CDS encoding DUF3236 domain-containing protein — translated: MLEDLIGKAYLESAEDRRRGDRSEEVEAIRKYIRSARRTVVPNWNAEKVDAINDVLRSFNLREAEHLQFNTNWADLTRMPAVTKALMALDISGADLVIARGRLGVPGSGSLLVIMDSRGRLLSAAMSPPHVIHSMEVREAVRSEMTHALERIGFKR
- the sufC gene encoding Fe-S cluster assembly ATPase SufC, which produces MLLEITDLAVEVSGKQVLKDIDLYIDRGETHVLLGPNGSGKSTLFMTILGFPKYRVTNGQIIFKGEDITDLSTTERVRMGIGVSFQNPPAIRGVKLMDLLKVESGLETEDELTPELRGLAAKMKFDESFLERDVNLGFSGGEVKRSEILQLLAQKPDFIMFDEPDSGVDIENVELLAEEINVLLDKDKKPGLRKKAGLLITHLGYILNFVSADTAHVLMDGRIACSGNPQEIIEDIRKDGFKGCVECCGIH
- a CDS encoding SufB/SufD family protein, coding for MLRDTLKKAEKAREKKALYGEDIDLEKFIKEEAGEHEEVTRAKEVPKEVQETLLRVGVDPEERERAGTFIQVDQSGICTTCASESIEIMGMNVALDKYSWLKDYMWKAVAVDTDKYTATTALREAEGEMGGYFIRSKPGAREVFPLQACMFIGDERVMQTAHNIVIAEENSELHIITGCATGEDVSSALHVGVSEFYLKKGARITFTMVHNWAEQVEVRPRTGIMVGDDATYINNYILTSPVKSIQSYPTAYCTGENSRVVFQSILGGQKDSVLDMGSRVILEGRGSSAEMVSRAVSKDSSQIYSRGHLAGRVPEVKGHLECHGLVLSDDSMIYAVPELEGSATELEMSHEAAVGKIAEEEVMYLTSRGLTEEEAASMIVRGFLSMDITGLPPELAAETKRMLDMSLKGM
- a CDS encoding FeGP cofactor biosynthesis protein HcgF family protein, which gives rise to MIRVATAECFTHGFVAREIHAYSMGYPGGYSWSVDSDVVLVAGLFIPTLSGIRSILKFEPPEPSATLNDIKVYTEEEDERVALMMARSVRELTSADLGIGTTAGIGRGGIAVVSENREEVINSDVEADLRFSGAEEILMRQRSGIRCALELLESFLE